TAGAAGGCGTTTTGCCAAGTGCTGCTTGTAATACTTCTCAAAAACATCTTTCTCCTGCAAGTACCTGAACAGCATCATAACCTTGTCCAGAACTGTCTCAATATCCTCTTCATTGGCAGCACCTTTCACACCTTTCCGAAGCTTGTCATCAACATACAATGATATGAACTCAGGGGAGCGATTGTTTAAGTTGATGAAATGCTCAAATGAGGCATTTAAAGCATTCTGGAAAGTCTTGTCATTGCTGAATGAAACACTGACAATCTCATCATACTTGTCCTTCTCATTTAGAAGACGCTGGACGAAATCAACAGGATCCCTTAATCTCTCTGGGTCAGTCACTAAAATCTTTCCAGTCTCCTTAACATGAGAAGCCATGAGAGATCTAATGGTTGAATGCCCATCAGGGACACGTTTAAACAAGTCATACATCCTGGTCAGGTCTTCATGCTTGTCATTAATGAGCATATTCACAAGACCAGAATTCTCCATAAGAAACAACCTCTGCATGTGATTCGAGAGCATCTCTTTGTCCACAACATTAGCTATTTTGTCTGCAGTTTTGGCGTCCATATACAGCGAAACACGTTCCGATTCCTCAGCAAGCCGCTTCTCAGCATTCTTCAGGTACTCACCACAGTCGCAACGCTCGATGCACTGCTGCGACTCACCACTATAGAAACTTGCAGACACCTCAAGGAATGGCCTCTCAAAGTCATCCTGGTAGACAGACGACCCCAGTTCCATCAGCATCTTGGTCGTGTTCCTCATCAAACCTCTGTTTATCATCTCACCCATCCTCTCTCTATGAATGAGTTCCAGAAGTGTGTCGACCAATCTCCCATGAATTTTGGGGGAGCGGACAACAATATCTCTCCACAGTTCTAGACCATGCTCAAAGACAGGTGTCTTTTTGCTAGATGGAATAAATGTTCTATCCATATACATCAGTATATCTCTGATCATCTGTAAAGCCTTGATATGATCAGCCCACCTTCTCTGTAGCTCCTCCAAGAACAAACCACCTTGGGCAGCCTCTACTAATTTGCCCATTTCTCTAAGGTGTCCTTTCAAGTTCTCTGCCAATTTATCGTATAGCCTCCCACCATGCTTGTGAAGAACCATGTTATATGCGGTCCTGGCCAACACAAAAGGGAGTATTACATCATGAAATTTAAATAACAATATCTGCACAAACCAATAGCAACATGACAGAACAGTAATATATGGCCTAAAAATAATATTCAGATAATAAAGCAAGTCATTCCTCAGCATACCTCAAAACAGCACAGCCACCACACATAAGCTCTAAAACACAAACACAGACTAGTCTGCACTATACTTATGGCACCTTTAGTCAATAAGCACACTAAGAAATCCCAAAACCAACTCCCAAAATAAAGGCAGGAAAACACACATGCCAGCCACAATTTCTAAAACATTATATAAAGACAATTTTACAGGAAAAAAATTCATACAGTTTGTTATGCAGAAAAGTGTGAAAAGTATTTCTTTGAAATAATCTTCAGTGAACTAAATAAAAGCAGACAAGTCCTATATATGATTTAAATTCCGAGCTATCCAGTCTTCAAAAAAAAAATGCATCAAACAGGTCATTTATACTCTGCAATCTCATATGTCATATCTCTATCTATTCCATCTTAGTTAAAGAAGACCTTGCAAATGTACAAAGGAAAAATAATGATTCTTTCATAACATAAGCAAAGCCATATGTACAAGGATGACAAAGCTAATGTAAAAAAAACTTGGGGTCTACTACCACTATCCAAAAAAGCTGGGCTTTACTGAGACTAACTAAACAACCAGGATTTCCTAAATTCAGAAGGACCACATACGCATGACTGCTATTATGGGCTAAATTCTTTATTGTATTTCATGATTCAGAAAAACAGTAGGTCCCAGAAGGGGAATGTGTTTCAGTGTTTGTATCATGATAACTTTATCTATTTGGCACAAAGAGAAGCCTAGATTGTATTATCTGGTAAAAGGCAACTTTACCAGTTACACTACTCCAAAAAGACTTCAAATAAAAGGGAGTGTAAAATTTTATATGCGGCCTTACATTAATTCCCCAAAAGGAACTTCCAAATTATATAGCGACATTTTTTCATCAGGATGCAGGTTAAATTACTACTTCATTTGTAAAGAGATGATGTGTCAGACCTCTTTTCTTGTTCAAGAACAGATAAGTTTTTAGGAAAAaatatcatggaatttccattatACACCTACCTAATTTAGTGGGTTGGACTTACCATACCCCAAAGAACCAGCATGGATGTCATTCTCATTCTACAAAGTTGAATTCATTTCTACCCAATAGCCTAAGTCCCAGGATGAGTAAATGAATTGGGCTATTGTGCAAGCATGAATGGTTTGCTGAGAAAGTTCGCTAATCCATTAAACAATAAATTAGCTAACTACAACATTATTACGCGGGCTAGCGTGGTCACTTCAGCACCTACCTTAATTAATTCTATTGTCGAATACAGTGGTTCAAGTGCATCCAACATACCTTTTCCCAGTAGATATAGCCATTACTACTTGCAAAAATTACACCATATGTCATTATGGCAATAGTGTTTGTTAACGCCAGACAAGGTCTTGGTTTCAAGATGAGAACTAAGTACTAAAACAATGTGAACAGCATTGGTACAGGTGTCTACGAGTACCCTTTTGTAACACCAATGTTTCCATGCTAGTCGTGGATGAGTTTACAGCTATTGAGTCGAAAGGTTACAGTGGCAAGTAGCACCGGTATTAAATCCGTTATAACAACACAAGGACTTTGCTCATGGAAATCATACATTAACAATCAAATTAAGTCATGTCAACCTTCAAAATACTTTTTTTCAAAGAAATCTGGAACAAAAATTAATAAGGGGCTTCCCGAAGATGAAGCGACACCAGAACCTAGAAACAAAATACTGCCACGGTAACACAGGGCAAAGTAAAGATATGGCCTTTTTTAAGATATAAAACCCATATGCACATTCTAGACAATGTATCCTAACAGCTTTCATGCCCACCCCCTCACCCCAGTTTCCAAGTAATTATCTAAAAAAACTCAGGACTAAGATAACCTATTATAAACAAGTAAATTCCAATTACTTTCATCATACATAACATTTGGATAATTATGACACAGACACACTATCATAACGATTTAAGCACAAAACTTTTTTGGTAACATTGTCTAGAATACATTGTTTATAATATGTCATCTTTACTTTGTGGACACAAAAATTAATTATAGCATAACAGCAAAAATATTATGCTTCACACAGCCTTGCGGACACACTTGCAGGTCAAAACACGCACAAACTAATTTTCACCAAAACTATGTGCTATATCCAGCGTTCCAAAACTACAACAGGGCAAGACTTACCAATTTCCAATGACGGCGTGCTAAAACCCATGCAACTAATTTCTACCAAAAGTAAGCAAACTACGTCCAGACTCCAAAACTAGAATCAGAGCAACACATCCCAATATCCAAACAACAAATATAAACCTGCACAAGTCACAGCCACGCCAGCTCGGCTACCAGGATTAAGCGCTACGTCCATGCCCTTTCAAGCCTCGGCGCATCACGATTTCTTGACAACAAACCACAAACTCGCATACATATAGGATAACCTAATAGACACCACGGACCAAACAAAATCTTCGGAATTTACTGAGTATCCCCACAATCCAATCTACGGTCATACAGCAAAGCCTAAGAAAAACAGAAGACACGATCCGCACACTATCCAGCGACGAATCCCGACCCGAATCTATCAAGCCACGAATCTATCTAGCGACGAATCCCAATTGGCGGCATCCAACACATCTACCGTCGGTCGCCGCGCCTCCCCGAGGACACGTGCACCACCAAAATCAACAGCGgaaaaaaaaaggggggggggggggggggcagatcgGGGCTGTCAACCTGTAGAGCTCCTCGAAGGAGAGGCCGCTGGCGTTGTGGTTGTAAATCTCGCGGATGGCGTCATCGAGCTTCTTCCACGACTTGTCGAAGAACTTGGGGTCGACCTCGACCCGGTGCTTGAAGGGCTCGATCTTGGGGATGCGCTTCCGCTGGGGATTCATCGCCGCCGCCCGTGCGCCCGCGCCGCGGCGATCCGCCCTCCCTGCTGCTTAGGGTTCCGGCGAGGAGGGGAGGGGATGGGGACGAGACGATGGGCCTCGGCTCGGCCGTATAGGTATTTTGTTGTTTCGCTCGCGTGCGTGCGTGTGCGCTTATATTTTCCGGATTCTTTTGGGGGTTTCGCCTCGGTGGATATCCCACATCCGGGCCGCCCCCTATATTTGGCGCTTCGGGCCTCGCCGTCTCGGGCTCCTTTCCACGTTTCACGTTCGTATTCCGATTGTTCACgttttatatttaaaaaaaataaaaataacttCACAACACATCCACACGCCACATTGTTTTCCTTTTCAACAAGAAAAGGACCCAGGTCCATATATTTTTTTAAGTACGAGTAAGTATTACAAACACATCCTTATTATTACAGAAAAAGAAAATCGCATCTAAATTCTCAGGGGCGCCGAGATCTTCTTTGTCTTGCATACACCGAGGACGAGTCGTGAGCAAAGCTTGATGTTGCCTGTGGGCCTCGCATCGATGGAGCAAACTTGTTTCAACCCAAAAAGTTATAGCAGCGACGATTAGGAAGTCATCCACATAGATCAGGAGACGTCAACGTCGTGAACTTTGAACTATGTAGATACTCTAAAGACCATAAACGTCAACCGAATCCAAATCCATGATGTTCCCGCTGCATGTCCTTGCGCAGTCAACCGTGCCATCACATGCTGTTGCCATCGCCTCGTGGTGATGTGATCGATGCCTTCACGCACTGGCGTCTTGTTGCCGCCCCGGGAGGAGCGGCGTCGTGGCCGAGCGCCTCCCGCGCGTACTGGCCTGATGTTCCAAAGGACTGCCACTCGACGGTTCCTTCTTCTCGTGTCGCCGATTGCTCTTGATAGAGTCTTCGTGATGATAACGTATTGTACAGCGAAAGTAAAAAGACAGATGAAGAGTTCAAATGATTCACTAATTTTATTGCAATGTGGGAGACCCGCTTATATACATGATGAAGAGAGACATCGTTTCCCCAACATACATAGAACACAGGAGGCATCCCTCTCATACAATTGCACATGGTTTTATTTTTCAACACCCATATATGGAGCAAATCCCTCAACTTTTAAGCTTAGATGCTCCCTTCTTCATTCAGGAAATCCAAGACACCTCGAAATAAACCATGCATCATGCTAGTCCAGGACCGAACATTTTCGACCCTAGCTATTATCGAAAATTTTGGCACTCAATAAAAACTATCATCATTCCCTTTTTCCTTGGACTTCCACAACCTAAGCACGGACGTCGAACGTTTCAATGGGGCCCGCGTGATCTCCTCCATAAAAACGACGTCGTCAAAATCGTTGATGATGCCTTCAAACCTATCTCTCTGCAAAACGCCCCACAAATGACATTGGCAAGCTTCTCACTAACAGAGTAAAAAACCTCAGCCCCCACTACAAGGATTCGGGCGGGCCTATTGCAACAAAACCGTTTGTTGCAATACATGTTGTTTCATGGCGATAAGTACCTGTTGCCACGAAACGACATTCGTTGGCAGCCGTTGCGACTGGACACATGGTAATAGGTTATTATCATGAAAAAAGAATTGTGGTAATAAAGTGTGCTATTGCAACAACCATGCGGGAAGTTGCCACATGTTTTCCCGTGGCAACACTCACCTGATGCCACATTTTGATTTGTGGAGATAGCTTTAATGCAACATGTAACGAATTGTGGAGACTGATATCTCGTAGCAATAGACATTTGTGGCAACAACCTATGCCAACGACGGCCATTCGTGGCGCAATATTCTTCCGTGGCAATAGTCAATTGTGGCAACAAACTATGGCAACAATCCTTGTTTTCGTGGCATTAGGCATGTTGCCACGACCCACTATACTTTTGGCAATAAACTATGGCAACAATCCTTATTTTCGTAGCATTAGGCATGTTGTCACGACCCACTGCGCTTGTGGCATTACCTTATGGCAACAAATATTCGAATCGTCGTAACAGGAAATTGCAACATACTTGTTTTTATGGTGATAAATAGGTATCACAACAGGTAAAAACTTTGTAGCAAGAAATTGTTGCGACAATCTATACTTTCCGTGACGATACTCTATTTCAACAAACTTACTTTGGTGGCGCCAAACTGTTATCGCATCGTGAAATTTTTTGTGGCGCCAAGCTATTACAACAATATAAAGTGCTCCATTGCAACATCCTAGTGCAACAAAACAGAAAGGCATAGCGAATGAGATATAACGCAACACTATATTTTATTGGTGCTAGTATGTGGCAACCGAAAGTGGGTTGTGGTAATAGTCTATTGCAACCATTAAAAAAATACAGGATTTCGATTACAATATTCAAAACCATACGCATAATATGCAGATTCAcaaaattcataattctcatagcaaataTCCATCAAATGAAACTCAAATGTAATTTAGCCATCCTAATTAACTTCGAAGACTAAACTGCCCGTGATCTAGAGTCCAGTCCAGCTAGTTCTTTGGATCCTACAATCAAGAAATAAAAAAGTTCTAGTTAATTAGTCGAACATAACATACGTCATACAATTATTCCAGCCCCATTGTTAAAAACTATCGCCAGACTAACTGGACTAATACTGTGTTAGCAAGCATGTAACTAAGGGATCAGAACAACTATACAAGTGTAAATATTTGAAGCATAACCACAAGTACATCTACTAAAAGCTTCTTTTTGAGAAAAAAACATTGCTTTTAACTTAACGATGCCGGGTTGAATCACCCAAAGCACAGCCACAAGGGCTGGTACATCAGCCTCCCATTCCAAATAGTTGTTAGGTTCTAACATCCTACCAAGACTAGCAAGCTCATCAGCAACAGAGTTAGCGACGGCATACATGTATTTCATAATAAGAAAACCATAATTTGAGCGGGTACTTGGTATCCTCAATAACAGCAGCATGGGCTGACAAGTCAACCTTATTGATATTAAGTGCTTCCATCAGGAGTTGCGAGTCCGTTTAAAAAACGACCCTCACGACCCCCATATCATCGGCAAGAGATACTGCATGGGACATTGCAGTGGACTCATCAGCGAAGGCATCACGCGCATGCTCATGACATCCTGCTCGTGCATACAGAATGGTGCCATCATCCGATCGTACATCTACTAAAAGCTTCTACTATTGATTTAAGTTATGACTAGATGTATAGTTTCAGTTAAGTTCATGTCCCTAGCTAGCACATATTCATTTTTCATTTAAGTTGTGACTCGATGCAGCAACAACACATGGTAAAAGAGAAGAATCAGCTAGCTAATTATGAAGACCAATGACGTATAAAATGCAGGTAATTAAACATGAAGAGAAAGCAAGGTTGTGACTTACCATTGCTTTAAACATTCGAGAATGCCTTGTTGCAACTTGTATGAGCGCATTTGAAGAAATAGCAGTTGGCCTTGAACCTGGAGTCTTATTAGGACTAGATCTCTGTAAAAGAATATTTTGCAAGTTTGGATTACTATTTTCTTTGTCAACCCTCTTCGTAGGCACCTGTAAATAGAAGTGCACTTTTAGCAATGCAAGTAAGCAACATACATCTTACAAGGTCGGAAGCATATGACTGTAATCACCTGTTGGGTTCCCATCTGTTGGCTCAATACTACAAACTTTGCCATCATGTTTTTTTCAAATTTCAGTTTTGATGTTCGCTCCTCTTGCAACAATCTTTCCCTTTCAGCACACTCTTCTTTTAACCTCTCCTCAAGTTGTTCTCTCTCAGCACGCTCCAAGTTAATCCTCTCTTGTGTGTTTGCACGTTCAGCTTGTAGTTAATCTTCTAATTCGTTGACCTGCTGGCTGAGCTGAGAGTTTCGCTCCTGGGTGGCTGCTGTAGCACGAGCTTGCTCTTCGATCTAGATACGAAACCTTTCAGAACCAGTTGAAGTTTTGGCCATGTATCCGTACCCACGAGGCTGCGATGACTTGCATTCCAGAGTGTCTTTGTAAGCGGTCTGGAAAATATTGTTTTTCTGCTCACTTGAAAGTGGACCTTCAGTTTCTTTGATTTTAACCTCTTGAAGTACTTTGTCCTAAAAATGGAAGGAACAATTATAGGTGCAGCATCAATATTGACACTATAAAAAGATGAAACAAGAATAGCACGGTCCaatgcatgaataatcgcatctgaTGACGAAACATGCCGAATGCACATCATTAACTAACTATAGAATAACCAAAAGTCAGTGTACTCATGTAAACTTTCTGGGAATCTGTGTTAAACCATGTTCCATCGTTCGTGTGGGTGAGTTCCCACAGAGCAATACAATCTGGCTCTTCTCCAGTTTCCAAGTTTCTCTGCAAGTAATATACCAATGAGATGCTTGAAACATGACACCATATTTAGCAGCGAGGCATACATATTTAGTTGGACTCATACCTTCTCAAAACTAACTTGCGAGTAAGATTTTGATCCGATTATGTGTTTTGTCTTCTGTTTCTTACGGTTATCAGTGTTCGTTTGGCTGTGATCCTATCAATTCATTGAAACCAAATATAACCAGTGAGACTAGCCATTTCATCTTAACACATAATAGACAAACTGTGATCTTAGAGATAACCTGAAATTTTGAATCAGTGCCAAAGTACTCAATCATCCATTCCCACTCTTCTGGTTGCAAATCTTCCGGCAGATTAGCCAATCTAGTTGtatctgttttgtatgccttgtAAGTGGAGCTTAGAGTTGATCGCCAGCCTCTATATTGCTCTTTCGCAATTTTGAGAACTTTTTCTTCTGTTTCTGGTGTATCTTCCGGGTCCCATTTGTCCTGTAAAGCATACAGCAAATAAATATACATAAGCAGTGCATTATCGATGGTAAAATAAGATAACACATGTGAAAAAGGTTCTACGCACTATCATATCTGCAACAATGAGTCGATGAATGGTAGGGTGAATGTCTGACCACGTCCTCACTCCAATGAGTGGTAGCTTTCTTTTCATTATGACTACCACGTCATCCTTGAACGAACGATAGTTCATTCCTACTGTACCACCCAATTTTTCAGAGAATGTAATATTTAGCTTTGCAGATCCATTGGCAAAACGCTTCTTAGATGCTTTAAAACCTTTTAGAACACCTCGCCCTTTCTTCTTCTGTCCACCAGCTTCTACAGCCCAAATCATACAAGAAAAATTGTATTACTCGGTATTAGATTGTAAGAAATGATGACACAAATGTAAATGAAAGCAAGTACCATCCTGTAGTAGCGCACGGTTGCCGCGAGCATGGGATGGCCATTCAGCAAGGGAACACATGTCATTAGCAGACACTGGAGTGTCAGATTGTTCTGGAGTTTCTGTAAAAGATTTAGCAGTCTTGAAGGTTTAGCTATTTAACCCACACCAAGATTTTATGCATTATAGCAAATGCTAAACAATTTACCAGATCTGGTTTGTCCACGTTGGTTTTTGTATGCCGTTATACTTTCCATCCTTGTTAAGAGAACATAGCCTTTCTTTACTGCACACAAAAACAATCATGGGACTTAGCATTAACAAAGCATTGATGTTCTGCACCATTCAGATAGGTGATTATGAAGTAAGGATGTTGTGTACCAGGAGCATCCTCCGTAAAATTCATCATTGTGCCCTTGTGTAGGTAAACCAGACATAAAATTTTGAGTCAATTTAAGAAGATGCACAATACATCTATTAAAAGTATAAATCTATGTTGATTATTCCAACTAGAAAAGGTGCAACACGATATAAGAAAGCAATAAAAACAAAATATCTATTAAAAACTCATATTATAGTGGCTTGAATAACATGCAGAGGATGCACTAAACCTGAATCCTAGGTTCTCTTGACGTACGTTATTCAGAAGTATTAAGCATATGTCAATGACATGAAAGGCGATGTATCAGTGATAGGTTGTTCATGAAAATACTACTCTGAATCAATAGGAAAAAACATTTCCAATGTGACTCGTGTAAGACCAAATATCTATTAAAAATCATCTTATGGTAATCTGAATCAAATGCAATGCAGAGGATGACTAAACCTGAATCCTCTGCTCTGTTGACGCACATATATCATCTAATATCTACATAGTGGTGCTCAAACAGCCAGTGGCGTACCGTGACAAGCTAtaggggcgggggagggggggcaaTTTTTAAACTGGCAGAAAAATATGCATAAAAACATATACAAATGACATGAATTTACAAGGTAATCGAACATATGGCAGTCATCTCATCAGCAGTCGTCGATTTGTCATCTTAACAACACAGGCTTTGTACATACAGAGTACGTCTATACCTTTCAGTTAATGGATCTAATGCTCAAAAACCAATGTAGATAATAATTAAATTGGCAAGAAATGATCCACGGATGGGCTGCACCAAAACGCTTAGTAATTAGTAACAAAATACAGTTttggagggggggtcacgaccccctttGGCCTCCACGAGGAAACAGAGCGAACCAGGAGCAGAGATGCCGGAGAGGCCTGCAAGCATGCTGGGGTCGGGTGATGCAGCAACCAGCGCCTGCCCACCACGTCACGACGCCGGCGTGCACAACCGAGACGGTTGCGGCGATGAACCGGGCCGGGAGGCCCCGTCGAGCCCCAGTTCTAGGCCGAGGCGAGCTCCATGGCGGCCAGCCTCCAGGCCAAGGTGAGGCGCTCCGCCGACCCTCCAGGCCGCGAGCGCCTCCGCCGAGGTGGCCAAATCGAGGCGCGATGGGAAAATGCCACCGGCGGCGGCCATGTCCCCTGCTCGGACTTCTTTTCTACGACCAAGTGGCGAGCGAGGAGAGAAGGGGCAGCCCCTCTGAATGGATCGGGATCGAGAGAGCCGCGCATCGAGGAGGAGCTTGCGGGGGAGGGGGTTTGATCCCGGACGGAGGCGGGCGGcgcagaggagagggaggagggggagaTCGAGGGGAACTGGATTTTTCAGCGAGGGAGGAGATCGGGAGGACTAACCTGACGCCGTGCAGCTGCTGTGGTTCGCTCTGTTGACGCCGTCATGACGTCGACAGCACAGATGAACAAAGACGAGGGCTCAGATCCAATCGCCCGTAAAGACGCCGTGATTTGATCTACAATTATATATTCATGGGTTGTTATGAAGGTATTTAGCGGGAGGCTAATTTTTTAGTGGGAACAAAGACACTAATTTGGGACTTTTAGCGGGAGGTTAAAAAATATTGGCGCAAACAACAGTACACCTAAATTAGGTGGTGGGAAAGtaatttttttgttttaaaaaagtAATTATTTTTGGAGGAAATTTTCTAGATTGTAAATATATTTCGAGATGAAGGGAATACTAATATTTATTAGTAAGAAGTTATATCGTGGTGAAAAAAAACACCAAATCCGAGAATTGTGAAGGGGTGATTTGACGCCCTCCCCTGTAACGTTCTCGTCGTTGATATTTGTATAGTCGTCGTCATTTAAGAAAGCCAATTAACGAAAGAAAAAGAGTTTCCCTGTTTATATtgtaaaacaaccatcacatacatCGAAGCAACCGATACAAATGGATACCACACACACCCAAAGCAAGATACACGAATGCCGGGCACCGACACACAACCTCAATGACTAGCAAGCACCTATAAGATGTGCAAAAAAGGATCTGCTTAGAGCCGACGGAGACCACCAGCATGAGGAGCGATCATCTTGAAAAATGTGCGACGGACATGCCGGACCGAGATCTCCAAGACGATGCCTCCAGGAAGGGCACGACCACGAACGTTGCTACTGTCCGATccgaagatcaagttttcacccgaAATAAGATAGAAGGAGTGGGAGGAACACGACGTCCACGGATGCCTTCACCGTCAACCAGTGGACGGACTGGGTAGGTGATGTACCACGCTGGTTCAACCCCTCCGCCGCAACCCCGGTCCGCCAACCACCCGTAGTCAATTAGGAAGGTGTTGTTTCATCAATCTACACTTAGGTTGGATATGTCAAAATTTTGTGCCTTGGTGAACTGTTGGTCAAAGCATCAGAAATTTGGCCAGCTCTGAACTACATGTCACAAAGACATCACGCGCCGCTCACTTTAAAACTATTAGGTTATACTCTTGTCTCAAAACATAAGTACTGAGCGGATGGGTAGATGAGACATTCGATCTATGTCAGTCTCGATCTTTAGATGGGGTGATCTCATCATCTTTCATTTTTACCGGACATAATCATCTCTTGGCTAGCGATCTCTCCCGTCGCCTGCGAGGGCGACTCGGGAGGGTCCTCCATGCCACAGTAGGTCCAACATAATCATGTTGCTCTTGTTTTAACGAAAATAATAGAGATTCAACTATGTAAATTATCAACCAAACAAATTTAGTTTTGAGAGTTACTTATTGGCATATCACACATTTGTTAAAATAAATGTATTCAGATAAGGCCAACACCTTGTCTCTTCTTTATGTAttcactagcaaacatgcccgtgcgttatAATGGGAGGAAAAAAATCATCCCTCATGCACACATCGACGACATAAATAAATCTCTTAAAATATTTCACGGTGCCTAGTTTCCGCTATCTCTTTATGCCTCTATTGTCGTTACTCCTCAGTGATGCCCAATAATTATTGCATTAGG
The window above is part of the Triticum aestivum cultivar Chinese Spring chromosome 2A, IWGSC CS RefSeq v2.1, whole genome shotgun sequence genome. Proteins encoded here:
- the LOC123190820 gene encoding cullin-3A translates to MNPQRKRIPKIEPFKHRVEVDPKFFDKSWKKLDDAIREIYNHNASGLSFEELYRTAYNMVLHKHGGRLYDKLAENLKGHLREMGKLVEAAQGGLFLEELQRRWADHIKALQMIRDILMYMDRTFIPSSKKTPVFEHGLELWRDIVVRSPKIHGRLVDTLLELIHRERMGEMINRGLMRNTTKMLMELGSSVYQDDFERPFLEVSASFYSGESQQCIERCDCGEYLKNAEKRLAEESERVSLYMDAKTADKIANVVDKEMLSNHMQRLFLMENSGLVNMLINDKHEDLTRMYDLFKRVPDGHSTIRSLMASHVKETGKILVTDPERLRDPVDFVQRLLNEKDKYDEIVSVSFSNDKTFQNALNASFEHFINLNNRSPEFISLYVDDKLRKGVKGAANEEDIETVLDKVMMLFRYLQEKDVFEKYYKQHLAKRLLSGKTSSDEAERNMLVKLKTECGYQFTSKLESMFTDLKTSQDTMQSFYANLAGDSDGPTISVQILTTGSWPTQPCATCNLPPEILGVSEQFRAHYLGTHNGRRLTWQTNMGNADIKATFGDRKHELNVSTYQMCVLMLFNSTDTLTYKEIEQNTAIPPVDLKRCLQSLACVKGKNVLRKEPMSKDISDSDAFHFNDKFSSKLVKVKIGTVVAQKESEPEKQETRHRVEEDRKPQIEAAIVRIMKSRRVLDHNSIVTEVTKQLQARFLPNPVVIKKRIESLIEREFLERDKVDRKLYRYLA